From a single Miscanthus floridulus cultivar M001 chromosome 8, ASM1932011v1, whole genome shotgun sequence genomic region:
- the LOC136476899 gene encoding type II inositol polyphosphate 5-phosphatase 15-like isoform X1 yields the protein MDPDDEPSAQRKAVDLHLPRDTEPASAPACTRRTAPRVFSYGDDPVASASTQRCASFPQRHGHGETAFAPEASFAAWVDGASASMSPSAVAAALERAMSQYGGADGALLEFVGAGGGEGIFRVPLRAAMHPARPPALEVRPHPLRETQVGAFLRTLACDPRRRQLWAGAESGVRVWDLHEAFRGWRPGAGPRRRGDEEAAPFRESVPVPPALCAAVDGANGMVWTGHRDGRIRAWRVDHGASSPTGDPAGSAPMFKEALSWQAYSRTPVLAIVVTSYGEIWSGSEGGVIKAWPWDAIAKSLSFTSGENHMAALLVEKSYIDLRNHATVGNMCSLPAADVKHMLADRCRAKVWSLTSMTFALWDAKTRELLKVFGIDGQVDLARPEAPVMPEQFIEEEIKVKPTKKEKPQGSFSFFQKSRNALMGAADAVRRVATKGTLVEENRRTEAVAQAMNGTIWSGCTDGSIIVWDGNGNRLQEFHYHSSSVQCIKTLGARVWVGYASGTIQVMDVEGNLLAGWIGHSCPVINMAIGDSYIFSLAHHGGIRGWPLSSPSPLDDILRYELASRELSYTRLENLKILVGTWNVAQEKASPEALRSWLGGAFFDVGLVVVGLQEVEMGAGVLAMAAAKESVGLEGSANGQWWIDSIGKTLDEGISFHRVGSRQLAGLLIAAWASNDLKPHVGDVDAAAVPCGFGRAIGNKGGVGLRIRVFDRRICFVNNHFAAHQENVSRRNADFDHIYRTMTFNKPHGSTGMLLSNASWNYCLLTLLYMTPITHFLCCCTTASATSVQLHKAVSANENQADEDRPELAEADMVVFLGDFNYRLNGITYDEARDMVSQRSFDWLRERDQLRAEMKAGNVFQGMREGPIKFPPTYKFQRHQLGLSGYDSGEKKRIPAWCDRILYRDSRSVSIAECSLECPVVAAITAYEACMDVTDSDHKPVRCTFSVDIARVDELIRRQEFGKIIESNKKVCSLLRELHFVPDTIVSTNNIILENQEDVILRITNNYETSKAAFEILCEGQSIRKQDGTKSELLLRASFGFPLWLEVQPSTGLIEPGETMEVAVHHEDFFTQEEFVDGVQQNWWCEATRDMEVVLSVNVTGSSSTETITHRITVRHCCPVPSAPPPVNPHSITDSPSDAESGSNNNQLNHLLRSDFAKFGSSEVHDLWGVQKRNL from the exons ATGGACCCGGACGACGAGCCGTCGGCGCAGCGGAAAGCCGTCGACTTGCACCTGCCGCGCGACACGGAgcctgcctccgcgcccgcgTGCACCCGCCGCACCGCGCCGCGCGTGTTCAGCTACGGTGATGACCCTGTCGCCTCCGCTTCGACGCAGCGCTGCGCGTCGTTCCCGCAGCGCCACGGCCACGGCGAGACGGCGTtcgcccccgaggcctccttcgcCGCCTGGGTCGACGGTGCCTCGGCGTCGATGTCGCCGTCGGCTGTGGCGGCGGCACTGGAGCGGGCCATGTCGCAGTACGGCGGCGCGGACGGCGCGCTGCTGGAGTTCGTCGGCGCTGGCGGGGGCGAGGGCATCTTCCGCGTGCCGCTCCGCGCGGCGATGCACCCGGCCCGCCCGCCAGCGCTCGAGGTGCGGCCGCACCCGCTGCGGGAGACGCAGGTGGGTGCCTTCCTGCGGACGCTGGCGTGCGAcccgcggcggcggcagctgtGGGCGGGCGCCGAGTCCGGGGTCCGGGTGTGGGACCTCCACGAGGCGTTCCGCGGGTGGCGGCCGGGCGCCGGGCCGCGCCGCCGCGGCGACGAGGAGGCCGCGCCGTTCAGGGAGTCCGTGCCGGTCCCGCCTGCGCTCTGCGCCGCGGTCGACGGCGCCAACGGGATGGTGTGGACGGGGCACAGGGACGGCAGGATCAGGGCGTGGCGCGTGGACCATGGCGCGTCCTCGCCCACCGGAGACCCTGCTGGCAGTGCGCCCATGTTCAAGGAGGCCCTCTCGTGGCAGGCGTACAGCCGCACGCCGGTGCTCGCCATCGTCGTCACGTCGTACG GTGAAATTTGGTCAGGATCGGAAGGGGGTGTCATAAAGGCATGGCCTTGGGACGCCATTGCTAAGTCCCTCTCATTTACATCAGGAGAAAATCATATGGCTGCCTTGCTGGTTGAAAAATCCTATATTGACCTTAGAAACCATGCTACAGTTGGTAACATGTGCTCTTTGCCTGCTGCTGATGTGAAACACATGCTTGCAGACCGCTGCCGAGCAAAAGTTTGGAGTCTAACTAGCATGACATTTGCTCTTTG GGATGCTAAGACTAGGGAGCTTTTAAAAGTATTTGGCATCGATGGCCAAGTTGACTTAGCTCGTCCTGAGGCCCCAGTAATGCCGGAACAATTCATAGAGGAAGAGATTAAAGTAAAACCCACAAAAAAGGAGAAACCGCAGGGCTCTTTCAGTTTTTTTCAGAAATCTAGGAATGCCTTGATGGGCGCAGCTGATGCTGTACGCAGAGTTGCAACGAAAGGGACATTGGTGGAAGAGAATCGGCGAACCGAAGCAGTGGCTCAAGCAATGAATGGGACAATTTGGTCTGGTTGCACAGATGGTTCAATTATTGTGTGGGATGGAAATGGGAATAGATTGCAAGAATTTCATTATCATAGTTCTTCTGTTCAATGCATAAAGACACTCGGAGCAAGGGTTTGGGTGGGCTATGCTAGTGGCACTATTCAAGTTATGGATGTTGAAGGTAACCTTCTGGCAGGATGGATTGGTCATAGCTGTCCAGTCATAAACATGGCAATCGGTGATTCTTACATTTTTTCTTTGGCACATCATGGTGGTATTCGAGGATGGCCTCTAAGTTCCCCTAGCCCTCTCGATGATATTCTACGCTATGAATTGGCTAGCAGGGAGCTGTCATATACAAGGCTAGAGAACCTTAAAATACTGGTTGGGACTTGGAATGTTGCACAAGAGAAAGCTTCTCCTGAAGCACTAAGGTCATGGTTAGGTGGTGCATTTTTTGATGTTGGGTTAGTGGTGGTAGGTTTGCAAGAGGTCGAGATGGGTGCTGGAGTTCTTGCCATGGCAGCAGCCAAAGAAAGT GTAGGGCTTGAGGGCAGTGCCAATGGGCAGTGGTGGATAGACAGTATTGGCAAAACACTTGATGAGGGGATATCCTTCCACAGAGTAGGTTCAAGGCAGTTGGCAGGATTACTTATTGCTGCATG GGCAAGTAATGACCTTAAGCCACATGTTGGTGATGTTGATGCTGCTGCAGTACCATGTGGCTTTGGGCGTGCTATTGGCAACAAG GGTGGTGTCGGATTAAGAATAAGAGTCTTTGATCGCAGGATATGTTTTGTAAACAATCATTTTGCTGCACATCAAGAAAATGTTAGCCGTCGTAATGCTGATTTCGATCACATTTATCGGACAATGACTTTCAACAAACCTCATGGATCTACAGGCATGTTGTTGTCAAATGCCTCTTGGAACTATTGTTTACTAACATTGCTATACATGACACCCATAACACATTTTCTTTGTTGTTGTACTACAGCTTCTGCTACATCTGTCCAATTGCATAAAGCAGTGAGT GCTAATGAAAATCAAGCCGATGAAGATAGGCCTGAGCTGGCAGAAGCTGATATGGTTGTCTTTCTTGGTGATTTCAACTACCGACTTAATGGCATCACATATGATGAAGCAAGGGATATGGTCTCTCAGCGGAGCTTTGACTGGCTTAGGGAAAGGGATCAACTTCGAGCGGAAATGAAGGCAGGAAATGTGTTTCAAGGAATGCGTGAAGGTCCAATCAAATTTCCTCCAACCTACAAATTCCAAAGACACCAGTTGGGTCTCTCAG GGTATGATTCAGGCGAGAAGAAGAGAATACCTGCTTGGTGCGATAGAATACTATATCGAGATAGCCGTTCTGTATCAATAGCTGAATGCTCATTAGAGTGTCCTGTTGTTGCTGCAATTACAGC GTACGAAGCTTGCATGGATGTCACAGATAGTGATCATAAACCTGTGAGATGTACATTTAGCGTTGATATTGCAAGAGTAGATGAGCTGATAAGAAGGCAAGAGTTTGGAAAAATAATCGAATCTAACAAAAAAGTATGCTCACTGCTTCGAGAGTTGCATTTTGTTCCAGACACTATCGTCAGCACAAACAACATTATATTGGAAAATCAAGAAGATGTTATCCTTCGAATAACTAATAATTATGAAACTAGTAAGGCTGCTTTTGAAATCCTGTGTGAAGGCCAATCAATCAGAAAGCAAGATGGAACTAAATCTGAGCTGCTCCTAAGGGCATCCTTTGGCTTTCCACTTTGGCTTGAG GTACAACCATCAACCGGTCTCATCGAACCAGGAGAAACAATGGAAGTTGCTGTGCATCATGAAGACTTCTTCACACAAGAAGAATTTGTCGACGGAGTACAGCAAAACTGGTGGTGTGAAGCCACCAGAGATATGGAGGTTGTTCTTTCAGTGAATGTCACAGGCAGCTCCTCGACCGAGACCATCACACACAGGATCACTGTCCGGCATTGCTGCCCAGTGCCTTCAGCTCCCCCGCCTGTTAACCCACACTCTATTACTGACTCACCAAGTGATGCTGAGTCAGGTTCCAATAATAACCAGTTGAATCACTTACTACGTTCTGATTTTGCAAAATTTGGCAGCTCAGAGGTGCATGACTTGTGGGGTGTGCAAAAGCGAAACTTGTAA
- the LOC136476899 gene encoding type II inositol polyphosphate 5-phosphatase 15-like isoform X3, which produces MDPDDEPSAQRKAVDLHLPRDTEPASAPACTRRTAPRVFSYGDDPVASASTQRCASFPQRHGHGETAFAPEASFAAWVDGASASMSPSAVAAALERAMSQYGGADGALLEFVGAGGGEGIFRVPLRAAMHPARPPALEVRPHPLRETQVGAFLRTLACDPRRRQLWAGAESGVRVWDLHEAFRGWRPGAGPRRRGDEEAAPFRESVPVPPALCAAVDGANGMVWTGHRDGRIRAWRVDHGASSPTGDPAGSAPMFKEALSWQAYSRTPVLAIVVTSYGEIWSGSEGGVIKAWPWDAIAKSLSFTSGENHMAALLVEKSYIDLRNHATVGNMCSLPAADVKHMLADRCRAKVWSLTSMTFALWDAKTRELLKVFGIDGQVDLARPEAPVMPEQFIEEEIKVKPTKKEKPQGSFSFFQKSRNALMGAADAVRRVATKGTLVEENRRTEAVAQAMNGTIWSGCTDGSIIVWDGNGNRLQEFHYHSSSVQCIKTLGARVWVGYASGTIQVMDVEGNLLAGWIGHSCPVINMAIGDSYIFSLAHHGGIRGWPLSSPSPLDDILRYELASRELSYTRLENLKILVGTWNVAQEKASPEALRSWLGGAFFDVGLVVVGLQEVEMGAGVLAMAAAKESVGLEGSANGQWWIDSIGKTLDEGISFHRVGSRQLAGLLIAAWASNDLKPHVGDVDAAAVPCGFGRAIGNKGGVGLRIRVFDRRICFVNNHFAAHQENVSRRNADFDHIYRTMTFNKPHGSTASATSVQLHKAANENQADEDRPELAEADMVVFLGDFNYRLNGITYDEARDMVSQRSFDWLRERDQLRAEMKAGNVFQGMREGPIKFPPTYKFQRHQLGLSGYDSGEKKRIPAWCDRILYRDSRSVSIAECSLECPVVAAITAYEACMDVTDSDHKPVRCTFSVDIARVDELIRRQEFGKIIESNKKVCSLLRELHFVPDTIVSTNNIILENQEDVILRITNNYETSKAAFEILCEGQSIRKQDGTKSELLLRASFGFPLWLEVQPSTGLIEPGETMEVAVHHEDFFTQEEFVDGVQQNWWCEATRDMEVVLSVNVTGSSSTETITHRITVRHCCPVPSAPPPVNPHSITDSPSDAESGSNNNQLNHLLRSDFAKFGSSEVHDLWGVQKRNL; this is translated from the exons ATGGACCCGGACGACGAGCCGTCGGCGCAGCGGAAAGCCGTCGACTTGCACCTGCCGCGCGACACGGAgcctgcctccgcgcccgcgTGCACCCGCCGCACCGCGCCGCGCGTGTTCAGCTACGGTGATGACCCTGTCGCCTCCGCTTCGACGCAGCGCTGCGCGTCGTTCCCGCAGCGCCACGGCCACGGCGAGACGGCGTtcgcccccgaggcctccttcgcCGCCTGGGTCGACGGTGCCTCGGCGTCGATGTCGCCGTCGGCTGTGGCGGCGGCACTGGAGCGGGCCATGTCGCAGTACGGCGGCGCGGACGGCGCGCTGCTGGAGTTCGTCGGCGCTGGCGGGGGCGAGGGCATCTTCCGCGTGCCGCTCCGCGCGGCGATGCACCCGGCCCGCCCGCCAGCGCTCGAGGTGCGGCCGCACCCGCTGCGGGAGACGCAGGTGGGTGCCTTCCTGCGGACGCTGGCGTGCGAcccgcggcggcggcagctgtGGGCGGGCGCCGAGTCCGGGGTCCGGGTGTGGGACCTCCACGAGGCGTTCCGCGGGTGGCGGCCGGGCGCCGGGCCGCGCCGCCGCGGCGACGAGGAGGCCGCGCCGTTCAGGGAGTCCGTGCCGGTCCCGCCTGCGCTCTGCGCCGCGGTCGACGGCGCCAACGGGATGGTGTGGACGGGGCACAGGGACGGCAGGATCAGGGCGTGGCGCGTGGACCATGGCGCGTCCTCGCCCACCGGAGACCCTGCTGGCAGTGCGCCCATGTTCAAGGAGGCCCTCTCGTGGCAGGCGTACAGCCGCACGCCGGTGCTCGCCATCGTCGTCACGTCGTACG GTGAAATTTGGTCAGGATCGGAAGGGGGTGTCATAAAGGCATGGCCTTGGGACGCCATTGCTAAGTCCCTCTCATTTACATCAGGAGAAAATCATATGGCTGCCTTGCTGGTTGAAAAATCCTATATTGACCTTAGAAACCATGCTACAGTTGGTAACATGTGCTCTTTGCCTGCTGCTGATGTGAAACACATGCTTGCAGACCGCTGCCGAGCAAAAGTTTGGAGTCTAACTAGCATGACATTTGCTCTTTG GGATGCTAAGACTAGGGAGCTTTTAAAAGTATTTGGCATCGATGGCCAAGTTGACTTAGCTCGTCCTGAGGCCCCAGTAATGCCGGAACAATTCATAGAGGAAGAGATTAAAGTAAAACCCACAAAAAAGGAGAAACCGCAGGGCTCTTTCAGTTTTTTTCAGAAATCTAGGAATGCCTTGATGGGCGCAGCTGATGCTGTACGCAGAGTTGCAACGAAAGGGACATTGGTGGAAGAGAATCGGCGAACCGAAGCAGTGGCTCAAGCAATGAATGGGACAATTTGGTCTGGTTGCACAGATGGTTCAATTATTGTGTGGGATGGAAATGGGAATAGATTGCAAGAATTTCATTATCATAGTTCTTCTGTTCAATGCATAAAGACACTCGGAGCAAGGGTTTGGGTGGGCTATGCTAGTGGCACTATTCAAGTTATGGATGTTGAAGGTAACCTTCTGGCAGGATGGATTGGTCATAGCTGTCCAGTCATAAACATGGCAATCGGTGATTCTTACATTTTTTCTTTGGCACATCATGGTGGTATTCGAGGATGGCCTCTAAGTTCCCCTAGCCCTCTCGATGATATTCTACGCTATGAATTGGCTAGCAGGGAGCTGTCATATACAAGGCTAGAGAACCTTAAAATACTGGTTGGGACTTGGAATGTTGCACAAGAGAAAGCTTCTCCTGAAGCACTAAGGTCATGGTTAGGTGGTGCATTTTTTGATGTTGGGTTAGTGGTGGTAGGTTTGCAAGAGGTCGAGATGGGTGCTGGAGTTCTTGCCATGGCAGCAGCCAAAGAAAGT GTAGGGCTTGAGGGCAGTGCCAATGGGCAGTGGTGGATAGACAGTATTGGCAAAACACTTGATGAGGGGATATCCTTCCACAGAGTAGGTTCAAGGCAGTTGGCAGGATTACTTATTGCTGCATG GGCAAGTAATGACCTTAAGCCACATGTTGGTGATGTTGATGCTGCTGCAGTACCATGTGGCTTTGGGCGTGCTATTGGCAACAAG GGTGGTGTCGGATTAAGAATAAGAGTCTTTGATCGCAGGATATGTTTTGTAAACAATCATTTTGCTGCACATCAAGAAAATGTTAGCCGTCGTAATGCTGATTTCGATCACATTTATCGGACAATGACTTTCAACAAACCTCATGGATCTACAG CTTCTGCTACATCTGTCCAATTGCATAAAGCA GCTAATGAAAATCAAGCCGATGAAGATAGGCCTGAGCTGGCAGAAGCTGATATGGTTGTCTTTCTTGGTGATTTCAACTACCGACTTAATGGCATCACATATGATGAAGCAAGGGATATGGTCTCTCAGCGGAGCTTTGACTGGCTTAGGGAAAGGGATCAACTTCGAGCGGAAATGAAGGCAGGAAATGTGTTTCAAGGAATGCGTGAAGGTCCAATCAAATTTCCTCCAACCTACAAATTCCAAAGACACCAGTTGGGTCTCTCAG GGTATGATTCAGGCGAGAAGAAGAGAATACCTGCTTGGTGCGATAGAATACTATATCGAGATAGCCGTTCTGTATCAATAGCTGAATGCTCATTAGAGTGTCCTGTTGTTGCTGCAATTACAGC GTACGAAGCTTGCATGGATGTCACAGATAGTGATCATAAACCTGTGAGATGTACATTTAGCGTTGATATTGCAAGAGTAGATGAGCTGATAAGAAGGCAAGAGTTTGGAAAAATAATCGAATCTAACAAAAAAGTATGCTCACTGCTTCGAGAGTTGCATTTTGTTCCAGACACTATCGTCAGCACAAACAACATTATATTGGAAAATCAAGAAGATGTTATCCTTCGAATAACTAATAATTATGAAACTAGTAAGGCTGCTTTTGAAATCCTGTGTGAAGGCCAATCAATCAGAAAGCAAGATGGAACTAAATCTGAGCTGCTCCTAAGGGCATCCTTTGGCTTTCCACTTTGGCTTGAG GTACAACCATCAACCGGTCTCATCGAACCAGGAGAAACAATGGAAGTTGCTGTGCATCATGAAGACTTCTTCACACAAGAAGAATTTGTCGACGGAGTACAGCAAAACTGGTGGTGTGAAGCCACCAGAGATATGGAGGTTGTTCTTTCAGTGAATGTCACAGGCAGCTCCTCGACCGAGACCATCACACACAGGATCACTGTCCGGCATTGCTGCCCAGTGCCTTCAGCTCCCCCGCCTGTTAACCCACACTCTATTACTGACTCACCAAGTGATGCTGAGTCAGGTTCCAATAATAACCAGTTGAATCACTTACTACGTTCTGATTTTGCAAAATTTGGCAGCTCAGAGGTGCATGACTTGTGGGGTGTGCAAAAGCGAAACTTGTAA
- the LOC136476899 gene encoding type II inositol polyphosphate 5-phosphatase 15-like isoform X2, with the protein MDPDDEPSAQRKAVDLHLPRDTEPASAPACTRRTAPRVFSYGDDPVASASTQRCASFPQRHGHGETAFAPEASFAAWVDGASASMSPSAVAAALERAMSQYGGADGALLEFVGAGGGEGIFRVPLRAAMHPARPPALEVRPHPLRETQVGAFLRTLACDPRRRQLWAGAESGVRVWDLHEAFRGWRPGAGPRRRGDEEAAPFRESVPVPPALCAAVDGANGMVWTGHRDGRIRAWRVDHGASSPTGDPAGSAPMFKEALSWQAYSRTPVLAIVVTSYGEIWSGSEGGVIKAWPWDAIAKSLSFTSGENHMAALLVEKSYIDLRNHATVGNMCSLPAADVKHMLADRCRAKVWSLTSMTFALWDAKTRELLKVFGIDGQVDLARPEAPVMPEQFIEEEIKVKPTKKEKPQGSFSFFQKSRNALMGAADAVRRVATKGTLVEENRRTEAVAQAMNGTIWSGCTDGSIIVWDGNGNRLQEFHYHSSSVQCIKTLGARVWVGYASGTIQVMDVEGNLLAGWIGHSCPVINMAIGDSYIFSLAHHGGIRGWPLSSPSPLDDILRYELASRELSYTRLENLKILVGTWNVAQEKASPEALRSWLGGAFFDVGLVVVGLQEVEMGAGVLAMAAAKESVGLEGSANGQWWIDSIGKTLDEGISFHRVGSRQLAGLLIAAWASNDLKPHVGDVDAAAVPCGFGRAIGNKGGVGLRIRVFDRRICFVNNHFAAHQENVSRRNADFDHIYRTMTFNKPHGSTASATSVQLHKAVSANENQADEDRPELAEADMVVFLGDFNYRLNGITYDEARDMVSQRSFDWLRERDQLRAEMKAGNVFQGMREGPIKFPPTYKFQRHQLGLSGYDSGEKKRIPAWCDRILYRDSRSVSIAECSLECPVVAAITAYEACMDVTDSDHKPVRCTFSVDIARVDELIRRQEFGKIIESNKKVCSLLRELHFVPDTIVSTNNIILENQEDVILRITNNYETSKAAFEILCEGQSIRKQDGTKSELLLRASFGFPLWLEVQPSTGLIEPGETMEVAVHHEDFFTQEEFVDGVQQNWWCEATRDMEVVLSVNVTGSSSTETITHRITVRHCCPVPSAPPPVNPHSITDSPSDAESGSNNNQLNHLLRSDFAKFGSSEVHDLWGVQKRNL; encoded by the exons ATGGACCCGGACGACGAGCCGTCGGCGCAGCGGAAAGCCGTCGACTTGCACCTGCCGCGCGACACGGAgcctgcctccgcgcccgcgTGCACCCGCCGCACCGCGCCGCGCGTGTTCAGCTACGGTGATGACCCTGTCGCCTCCGCTTCGACGCAGCGCTGCGCGTCGTTCCCGCAGCGCCACGGCCACGGCGAGACGGCGTtcgcccccgaggcctccttcgcCGCCTGGGTCGACGGTGCCTCGGCGTCGATGTCGCCGTCGGCTGTGGCGGCGGCACTGGAGCGGGCCATGTCGCAGTACGGCGGCGCGGACGGCGCGCTGCTGGAGTTCGTCGGCGCTGGCGGGGGCGAGGGCATCTTCCGCGTGCCGCTCCGCGCGGCGATGCACCCGGCCCGCCCGCCAGCGCTCGAGGTGCGGCCGCACCCGCTGCGGGAGACGCAGGTGGGTGCCTTCCTGCGGACGCTGGCGTGCGAcccgcggcggcggcagctgtGGGCGGGCGCCGAGTCCGGGGTCCGGGTGTGGGACCTCCACGAGGCGTTCCGCGGGTGGCGGCCGGGCGCCGGGCCGCGCCGCCGCGGCGACGAGGAGGCCGCGCCGTTCAGGGAGTCCGTGCCGGTCCCGCCTGCGCTCTGCGCCGCGGTCGACGGCGCCAACGGGATGGTGTGGACGGGGCACAGGGACGGCAGGATCAGGGCGTGGCGCGTGGACCATGGCGCGTCCTCGCCCACCGGAGACCCTGCTGGCAGTGCGCCCATGTTCAAGGAGGCCCTCTCGTGGCAGGCGTACAGCCGCACGCCGGTGCTCGCCATCGTCGTCACGTCGTACG GTGAAATTTGGTCAGGATCGGAAGGGGGTGTCATAAAGGCATGGCCTTGGGACGCCATTGCTAAGTCCCTCTCATTTACATCAGGAGAAAATCATATGGCTGCCTTGCTGGTTGAAAAATCCTATATTGACCTTAGAAACCATGCTACAGTTGGTAACATGTGCTCTTTGCCTGCTGCTGATGTGAAACACATGCTTGCAGACCGCTGCCGAGCAAAAGTTTGGAGTCTAACTAGCATGACATTTGCTCTTTG GGATGCTAAGACTAGGGAGCTTTTAAAAGTATTTGGCATCGATGGCCAAGTTGACTTAGCTCGTCCTGAGGCCCCAGTAATGCCGGAACAATTCATAGAGGAAGAGATTAAAGTAAAACCCACAAAAAAGGAGAAACCGCAGGGCTCTTTCAGTTTTTTTCAGAAATCTAGGAATGCCTTGATGGGCGCAGCTGATGCTGTACGCAGAGTTGCAACGAAAGGGACATTGGTGGAAGAGAATCGGCGAACCGAAGCAGTGGCTCAAGCAATGAATGGGACAATTTGGTCTGGTTGCACAGATGGTTCAATTATTGTGTGGGATGGAAATGGGAATAGATTGCAAGAATTTCATTATCATAGTTCTTCTGTTCAATGCATAAAGACACTCGGAGCAAGGGTTTGGGTGGGCTATGCTAGTGGCACTATTCAAGTTATGGATGTTGAAGGTAACCTTCTGGCAGGATGGATTGGTCATAGCTGTCCAGTCATAAACATGGCAATCGGTGATTCTTACATTTTTTCTTTGGCACATCATGGTGGTATTCGAGGATGGCCTCTAAGTTCCCCTAGCCCTCTCGATGATATTCTACGCTATGAATTGGCTAGCAGGGAGCTGTCATATACAAGGCTAGAGAACCTTAAAATACTGGTTGGGACTTGGAATGTTGCACAAGAGAAAGCTTCTCCTGAAGCACTAAGGTCATGGTTAGGTGGTGCATTTTTTGATGTTGGGTTAGTGGTGGTAGGTTTGCAAGAGGTCGAGATGGGTGCTGGAGTTCTTGCCATGGCAGCAGCCAAAGAAAGT GTAGGGCTTGAGGGCAGTGCCAATGGGCAGTGGTGGATAGACAGTATTGGCAAAACACTTGATGAGGGGATATCCTTCCACAGAGTAGGTTCAAGGCAGTTGGCAGGATTACTTATTGCTGCATG GGCAAGTAATGACCTTAAGCCACATGTTGGTGATGTTGATGCTGCTGCAGTACCATGTGGCTTTGGGCGTGCTATTGGCAACAAG GGTGGTGTCGGATTAAGAATAAGAGTCTTTGATCGCAGGATATGTTTTGTAAACAATCATTTTGCTGCACATCAAGAAAATGTTAGCCGTCGTAATGCTGATTTCGATCACATTTATCGGACAATGACTTTCAACAAACCTCATGGATCTACAG CTTCTGCTACATCTGTCCAATTGCATAAAGCAGTGAGT GCTAATGAAAATCAAGCCGATGAAGATAGGCCTGAGCTGGCAGAAGCTGATATGGTTGTCTTTCTTGGTGATTTCAACTACCGACTTAATGGCATCACATATGATGAAGCAAGGGATATGGTCTCTCAGCGGAGCTTTGACTGGCTTAGGGAAAGGGATCAACTTCGAGCGGAAATGAAGGCAGGAAATGTGTTTCAAGGAATGCGTGAAGGTCCAATCAAATTTCCTCCAACCTACAAATTCCAAAGACACCAGTTGGGTCTCTCAG GGTATGATTCAGGCGAGAAGAAGAGAATACCTGCTTGGTGCGATAGAATACTATATCGAGATAGCCGTTCTGTATCAATAGCTGAATGCTCATTAGAGTGTCCTGTTGTTGCTGCAATTACAGC GTACGAAGCTTGCATGGATGTCACAGATAGTGATCATAAACCTGTGAGATGTACATTTAGCGTTGATATTGCAAGAGTAGATGAGCTGATAAGAAGGCAAGAGTTTGGAAAAATAATCGAATCTAACAAAAAAGTATGCTCACTGCTTCGAGAGTTGCATTTTGTTCCAGACACTATCGTCAGCACAAACAACATTATATTGGAAAATCAAGAAGATGTTATCCTTCGAATAACTAATAATTATGAAACTAGTAAGGCTGCTTTTGAAATCCTGTGTGAAGGCCAATCAATCAGAAAGCAAGATGGAACTAAATCTGAGCTGCTCCTAAGGGCATCCTTTGGCTTTCCACTTTGGCTTGAG GTACAACCATCAACCGGTCTCATCGAACCAGGAGAAACAATGGAAGTTGCTGTGCATCATGAAGACTTCTTCACACAAGAAGAATTTGTCGACGGAGTACAGCAAAACTGGTGGTGTGAAGCCACCAGAGATATGGAGGTTGTTCTTTCAGTGAATGTCACAGGCAGCTCCTCGACCGAGACCATCACACACAGGATCACTGTCCGGCATTGCTGCCCAGTGCCTTCAGCTCCCCCGCCTGTTAACCCACACTCTATTACTGACTCACCAAGTGATGCTGAGTCAGGTTCCAATAATAACCAGTTGAATCACTTACTACGTTCTGATTTTGCAAAATTTGGCAGCTCAGAGGTGCATGACTTGTGGGGTGTGCAAAAGCGAAACTTGTAA